One Kitasatospora sp. MAP12-44 DNA segment encodes these proteins:
- a CDS encoding ATP-grasp domain-containing protein, translating into MNLRRIPREGLESLLAARRLGYGVVLLGRAVPEFAKPLVDEFRQVDTYDREASLAAAREIAKTYDLAGVANFTEVDIQLVAAIAADLGLRGMSDTAALRARNKYAMKEALRHLGGVLPRYARVTGLDELKAAIGEVGLPAVVKPTGASGSKGIFELRDPQDLAPAMEKLAAIARPDFDPVFRQFGAEFIVEEFLEGDELSVEGFVSAGETHVVTITDKVTSVPYHLELSHRVPSALPAEAWAEITATTKDILAALEFDNCAFHLEAKWGAQGLRFIEIAARPAGDYIGSHLVPAATGVDYFENVIRVATGDPLRLEHRRQVAAGLRFVLAEQEGRFEEVGGLAGICEDPGFDHVFYEVPAGAELALPPKNFGQQRVAAVLARHVERAGLDALLDRVTVEAVARVVPTADRSA; encoded by the coding sequence GTGAACCTGCGGAGGATTCCCCGGGAGGGCCTGGAGTCCCTGCTGGCTGCCCGCCGCCTCGGCTACGGGGTGGTCCTTCTCGGGCGTGCCGTCCCGGAGTTCGCCAAGCCGCTGGTGGACGAATTCCGGCAGGTCGACACCTACGACCGGGAGGCCTCGCTGGCCGCCGCCCGGGAGATCGCGAAGACCTACGACCTGGCCGGTGTCGCGAACTTCACCGAGGTCGACATCCAGCTGGTCGCGGCGATCGCGGCCGACCTCGGACTGCGCGGGATGTCCGACACCGCCGCCCTGCGGGCGCGCAACAAGTACGCCATGAAGGAGGCGCTGCGTCACCTCGGCGGTGTGCTCCCGCGCTACGCCCGGGTCACCGGCCTCGACGAGCTGAAGGCCGCGATCGGCGAGGTCGGGCTGCCCGCGGTCGTGAAGCCCACCGGCGCCTCGGGGTCCAAGGGCATCTTCGAGCTGCGCGACCCGCAGGACCTGGCGCCGGCGATGGAGAAGCTCGCGGCCATCGCCCGGCCGGACTTCGACCCGGTGTTCCGTCAGTTCGGTGCGGAGTTCATCGTCGAGGAGTTCCTGGAGGGCGACGAACTGAGCGTCGAGGGGTTCGTCTCGGCAGGGGAGACCCATGTCGTCACCATCACGGACAAGGTGACCAGCGTCCCCTACCACCTGGAGCTCTCGCACCGGGTGCCCAGCGCGCTGCCCGCCGAGGCCTGGGCCGAGATCACCGCCACCACCAAGGACATCCTGGCGGCGCTGGAGTTCGACAACTGCGCCTTCCACCTGGAGGCCAAGTGGGGTGCGCAGGGGCTGCGGTTCATCGAGATCGCCGCGCGGCCCGCAGGTGACTACATCGGGTCGCACCTGGTGCCGGCGGCGACCGGGGTGGACTACTTCGAGAACGTGATCCGGGTCGCCACCGGGGATCCGCTCCGGCTGGAGCACCGCCGGCAGGTCGCGGCGGGCCTGCGCTTCGTCCTGGCCGAGCAGGAGGGGCGGTTCGAGGAGGTCGGGGGCCTGGCGGGGATCTGCGAGGACCCGGGCTTCGACCACGTCTTCTACGAGGTCCCGGCCGGCGCCGAGTTGGCCCTGCCGCCGAAGAACTTCGGCCAGCAGCGGGTCGCCGCGGTGCTCGCCCGGCACGTCGAACGGGCCGGGCTGGATGCCCTGCTGGATCGGGTGACCGTCGAGGCGGTGGCCCGGGTGGTGCCGACCGCGGACCGCAGCGCGTAG
- a CDS encoding prolyl oligopeptidase family serine peptidase yields the protein MDDRVRTSRYGSWHTPITATDVVRSGVLLEWAGFLGAEPCWTEALPEDGGRNALMRRGPDGRISQVLPPGWDVRSGVIEYGGRPWTAVSERAEDGVVFSHRADHRVHLWSPGREPVPLSPVAPDGTQLRYCDFTVRGGEVWCLREQVLDEAGTLVDRHLVALPLDGTAAADPSAARELTSSHHFLTGPRISPDGSRVCWLGWDHPNMPWDGTELLVAGILPDGTLDKPVQLLGGPRESVVQADWAADGSGRLYAVSDPDGWWNVHEIAPDRTARNLCPREEEFGEALWRIGLRWCLPLRDGSLAAVHGTGQRRLGILAPDGALADLDSPYTEWSALATDGRRIVAVAAGPEHGRAVVLVDPAAGSIEVVRAPLVAHAEFASRPLPRTFHGPDRSVHAYVHLPYHPETVGPADELPPFLVFVHGGPNSRSQPVRSQEISYFTSRGFGVVDVQYGGSSGFGRAYRERLRGRWGQVDVEDCATVVRALVAEGLADPARLAVRGASAGGWTAISAVLADPELYRAACLYFPVLDPVTWRAGGTHDFEARYADALIGPWPEQRVRYEERSPVRHAERLRVPVALFQGALDTICPPAQADLLVDRLRRGGIRHSHLLFDGERHGFRRQDTVVRCLEAELALYRAALDC from the coding sequence ATGGATGACCGTGTCCGGACCTCCCGCTACGGCAGCTGGCACACCCCCATCACCGCGACCGACGTCGTCCGCAGCGGAGTCCTGCTCGAATGGGCCGGCTTCCTGGGCGCCGAACCCTGCTGGACCGAGGCGCTCCCGGAGGACGGCGGCCGCAACGCGCTGATGCGCCGGGGACCGGACGGGCGGATCTCCCAGGTCCTGCCCCCGGGGTGGGACGTGCGCAGCGGTGTCATCGAGTACGGCGGCCGGCCGTGGACCGCCGTGTCCGAACGGGCCGAGGACGGCGTGGTGTTCAGCCACCGGGCGGACCACCGCGTCCACCTGTGGTCCCCCGGCCGCGAGCCGGTGCCACTGAGCCCGGTCGCGCCGGACGGGACGCAGCTGCGCTACTGCGACTTCACCGTGCGCGGCGGCGAGGTCTGGTGCCTGCGCGAGCAGGTGCTGGACGAGGCGGGCACCCTGGTGGACCGCCACCTGGTGGCCCTGCCGCTCGACGGCACGGCAGCCGCCGATCCGTCGGCCGCAAGGGAACTGACGTCGAGTCACCACTTTCTGACCGGCCCGCGGATCTCGCCCGACGGCAGCCGGGTCTGCTGGCTTGGCTGGGACCACCCGAACATGCCCTGGGATGGCACCGAGCTGCTGGTCGCCGGGATCCTGCCGGACGGCACGCTGGACAAGCCGGTCCAGCTGCTGGGCGGGCCCCGCGAGTCCGTGGTCCAGGCGGACTGGGCAGCCGACGGCTCAGGTCGGCTCTACGCGGTCAGCGATCCCGACGGGTGGTGGAACGTCCACGAGATCGCGCCGGACCGCACCGCCCGCAACCTCTGCCCGCGCGAGGAGGAGTTCGGCGAGGCCCTCTGGCGGATCGGTCTGCGCTGGTGCCTGCCGCTGCGCGACGGCAGCCTGGCCGCCGTGCACGGCACTGGGCAGCGCAGGCTCGGTATCCTCGCGCCGGACGGCGCCCTGGCCGACCTCGACAGCCCGTACACCGAGTGGTCCGCCCTGGCCACCGACGGTCGGCGGATCGTGGCCGTGGCCGCCGGGCCGGAGCATGGACGCGCCGTGGTGCTGGTCGACCCGGCCGCCGGCTCGATCGAGGTGGTCCGGGCGCCGCTCGTGGCGCACGCGGAGTTCGCCTCCCGACCGCTCCCCCGCACCTTCCACGGTCCCGACCGGTCCGTCCACGCCTACGTGCACTTGCCGTATCACCCCGAAACGGTCGGCCCCGCCGACGAGTTGCCCCCGTTCCTGGTCTTCGTCCACGGCGGACCGAACAGCCGCAGCCAGCCGGTGCGCAGCCAGGAGATCAGCTACTTCACCAGCCGGGGCTTCGGAGTGGTGGACGTCCAGTACGGCGGCTCCAGCGGCTTCGGACGCGCGTACCGGGAGCGGCTGCGCGGGCGCTGGGGGCAGGTGGACGTGGAGGACTGCGCCACCGTCGTACGCGCGCTGGTCGCCGAGGGTCTGGCCGACCCCGCCCGGCTGGCCGTCCGCGGTGCCAGCGCCGGGGGGTGGACCGCGATCTCAGCGGTCCTCGCGGACCCGGAGCTCTACCGGGCGGCCTGCCTCTACTTCCCGGTGCTCGACCCGGTCACCTGGCGGGCCGGCGGGACCCACGACTTCGAGGCGCGCTACGCCGACGCGCTGATCGGCCCGTGGCCGGAGCAGCGCGTGCGGTACGAGGAGCGGTCCCCGGTACGGCACGCGGAACGGCTGCGGGTGCCCGTGGCGCTGTTCCAGGGCGCGCTGGACACGATCTGCCCGCCGGCTCAGGCGGACCTGCTGGTGGACCGGCTGCGCCGGGGCGGGATCCGGCACAGCCACCTGCTCTTCGACGGGGAGCGTCATGGTTTCCGCCGGCAGGACACTGTCGTGCGCTGCCTGGAGGCCGAACTCGCGCTCTACCGGGCGGCGCTGGACTGCTGA
- a CDS encoding NUDIX domain-containing protein, with protein MTESLGLAELLGRYQPQGPVEAADHARVLGLVGAADAWDRKTPLHFTASALIVHPTTQRVLLRWHVRQQAWLQVGGHGDPGETLPLEIALREGREETGLRDLVPWPDASLVHLAVVPVPGSPKEPAHEHADLRFLLATQSPDLARPENPESPLVWLPQAEARQRTTEENFRETLDRAGRLLGAAG; from the coding sequence GTGACGGAGAGCCTCGGACTGGCTGAACTGCTGGGCCGGTACCAGCCGCAGGGACCGGTGGAGGCCGCGGACCACGCGCGGGTGCTCGGCCTGGTCGGGGCGGCGGACGCCTGGGACCGGAAGACGCCGCTGCACTTCACGGCCTCCGCCCTGATCGTCCACCCCACGACGCAGCGAGTGCTGCTGCGCTGGCACGTGCGCCAGCAGGCCTGGTTGCAGGTCGGTGGGCACGGCGACCCAGGTGAGACGCTGCCTCTTGAGATCGCCCTGCGCGAGGGCCGGGAGGAGACCGGCCTGCGGGACCTGGTGCCCTGGCCGGACGCCTCGCTGGTGCACCTCGCCGTGGTCCCGGTCCCGGGCTCTCCCAAGGAGCCGGCCCACGAGCACGCGGACCTGAGATTCCTGCTGGCCACCCAGTCCCCGGACCTGGCGCGGCCGGAGAACCCGGAGTCCCCGCTGGTCTGGCTGCCGCAGGCTGAGGCGCGGCAGCGGACGACCGAGGAGAACTTCCGGGAGACCCTTGACCGGGCCGGCCGACTGCTGGGCGCGGCCGGCTGA
- a CDS encoding amidohydrolase family protein, translated as MGTLAVTGAGCLLSGELSAPLIDGADTVLCTDGVITAVGRAADLADRIASADQVLDAAGATVAPGLIDSHVHVTFGDYSPRQKAVDYLEGYLHGGVTRVISAGEVHVPGRPRDRDGVKALAVAARASFDNFRPGGMRVHAGNVLLEPSLEESDFDDLARCGVWLAKFGFGAYEKAADGVEQIRWAKERGLVVMCHAGGASAAGSASLRADDLLALDPHVCGHANGGPTALPDADVDRLLAESGMALQIVQAGNLRAALRIVRRAVESDALSRIVLGSDTPSGFGVIPLAVLKTAVELSALSPVGPAQAWALATGNVADVWRLPVGRLRVGDEADVVVLDAPSGSAASTALEAMEIGDLPGISAVVTQGVPRFLASRNTPRATRPAVLVR; from the coding sequence GTGGGCACCTTGGCAGTCACGGGGGCAGGATGCCTGCTCTCGGGGGAGCTGTCGGCTCCCCTGATCGACGGCGCGGACACCGTCCTCTGCACGGACGGCGTCATCACGGCGGTCGGCCGGGCCGCGGACCTGGCCGACCGGATCGCCTCGGCTGACCAGGTCCTGGACGCCGCCGGGGCCACCGTGGCGCCCGGGCTGATCGACTCGCACGTGCACGTCACCTTCGGGGACTACTCCCCCCGCCAGAAGGCCGTGGACTACCTGGAGGGGTACCTGCACGGCGGTGTCACCCGGGTGATCTCCGCCGGGGAGGTGCACGTCCCCGGCCGGCCGCGCGACCGCGACGGCGTCAAGGCGCTGGCGGTGGCGGCCCGCGCCTCCTTCGACAACTTCCGGCCAGGCGGCATGCGGGTGCACGCCGGCAACGTACTGCTCGAACCCTCCTTGGAGGAGAGCGACTTCGACGATCTCGCGCGCTGCGGGGTGTGGCTGGCCAAGTTCGGCTTCGGCGCCTATGAGAAGGCGGCGGACGGCGTCGAGCAGATCCGCTGGGCCAAGGAGCGTGGCCTGGTGGTGATGTGCCATGCCGGCGGCGCCAGCGCGGCGGGGTCCGCCTCGCTGCGCGCGGACGACCTGCTGGCCCTGGACCCGCACGTCTGCGGGCACGCCAACGGCGGCCCCACCGCGCTGCCCGACGCCGATGTGGACCGGCTGCTGGCGGAGAGCGGGATGGCTCTGCAGATCGTCCAGGCCGGCAACCTCCGGGCGGCGCTGCGGATCGTGCGGCGGGCCGTGGAGAGCGACGCGCTGTCCCGGATCGTGCTGGGCTCCGACACTCCCTCGGGGTTCGGCGTGATCCCGCTGGCCGTGCTGAAGACGGCGGTGGAGCTGTCCGCGCTCTCTCCCGTCGGCCCGGCCCAGGCCTGGGCGCTGGCCACCGGCAACGTCGCGGACGTCTGGCGGCTGCCGGTGGGCCGGCTGCGGGTCGGCGACGAGGCGGACGTGGTGGTCCTGGACGCTCCCAGCGGCTCGGCGGCCTCGACCGCGCTGGAGGCCATGGAGATCGGCGACCTCCCCGGCATCTCCGCGGTCGTCACCCAGGGCGTCCCGCGCTTCCTGGCCAGCCGCAACACGCCCCGGGCCACCCGCCCGGCCGTACTGGTCAGATGA
- a CDS encoding FAD-binding oxidoreductase, translating to MRVVVVGAGAIGSCVALCLAERGASVFLVDAQQPGSGLSAHGFGWVNAVDNGFDPYFALSAEGLRAHDRLAARTEGPPWFFRHGNLHWADTAEGAAQLAATADGYRAKDYPVQEVDAERAQRELQPGLSLRGLCGPLVYYPADAHVVADRFVAAVQERCRRSGVLVRTGDAVTGLLGADPVRGVTLASGERIEADAVVSCAGRGTRELLGRVGADVPLVEPGDPAVTTLGLLVRTSPVPVRVERILHAPHLSIRPHSGGRLVLHCHDVDEELLPDQPDAAEQARAAGQRVLRRLAEVLPGAAAGEVVVEDAYVGVRPMPADGMSVLGWVPGTGALYVVVTHSGLTLAPVLGELAAQELLGEPSALAAAFRPERFAAAP from the coding sequence ATGCGGGTCGTCGTGGTCGGCGCCGGGGCGATCGGCAGCTGCGTGGCACTCTGCCTGGCCGAGCGGGGGGCGTCCGTCTTCCTGGTGGACGCGCAGCAGCCCGGCAGCGGGCTCTCCGCGCACGGCTTCGGCTGGGTGAACGCGGTGGACAACGGGTTCGACCCGTACTTCGCGCTCTCCGCCGAGGGTCTGCGGGCGCACGACCGGCTGGCCGCCCGGACCGAGGGCCCGCCCTGGTTCTTCCGGCACGGGAACCTGCACTGGGCCGACACCGCTGAGGGCGCCGCGCAGTTGGCCGCGACCGCCGACGGATACCGGGCCAAGGACTATCCGGTCCAGGAGGTCGACGCCGAGCGGGCGCAGCGGGAGCTCCAGCCGGGACTGTCACTGCGCGGCCTGTGCGGGCCGCTGGTGTACTACCCGGCGGACGCACACGTGGTCGCCGACCGCTTCGTGGCCGCGGTGCAGGAGCGCTGCCGCCGCTCGGGCGTGCTGGTGCGCACTGGTGACGCGGTCACCGGTCTGCTCGGCGCGGACCCGGTGCGCGGCGTCACGCTGGCCTCGGGGGAGCGGATCGAGGCGGACGCCGTGGTCAGCTGCGCCGGGCGCGGCACCAGGGAGCTGCTGGGCCGGGTGGGCGCCGACGTGCCGCTGGTGGAGCCGGGCGACCCGGCGGTGACCACCCTGGGGCTGCTGGTGCGCACCTCGCCGGTGCCGGTGCGGGTGGAGCGCATCCTGCACGCGCCGCACCTGAGCATTCGTCCGCACAGCGGCGGCCGGCTCGTCCTGCACTGCCACGATGTGGACGAGGAGCTGCTCCCCGATCAGCCGGACGCGGCCGAGCAGGCGCGCGCCGCCGGGCAGCGGGTGCTGCGGCGGCTGGCCGAGGTGCTGCCCGGTGCGGCGGCCGGGGAGGTCGTGGTGGAGGACGCCTACGTAGGGGTCCGCCCGATGCCGGCGGACGGCATGAGCGTGCTCGGCTGGGTGCCCGGGACCGGTGCGCTCTACGTGGTGGTCACCCACAGCGGACTCACCCTCGCACCGGTGCTCGGCGAGCTCGCCGCCCAGGAACTGCTGGGCGAACCCTCGGCGTTGGCGGCCGCGTTCCGGCCCGAACGCTTCGCTGCCGCGCCCTGA
- a CDS encoding FAD-dependent oxidoreductase, whose protein sequence is MRHEETDSVVIGSGGAGLLAACRAADAGQRVTVLERTGVLGGTTAVSGGMVWVPNSAVMREHGMPDSAEDALCYLERVTEGRTERWRLEQYVEVAAETVDYLHAETPVRLFPIDRPDYHSAWPGARDVGRTLDNVPFPTADRPGLLERIRHGSHFDAVTYDERHRWSLPGLYDHELVARRRAEGVLTVGAALVAALVAACDERGVVFATGVRAGGLLIEDGRVVGVRAESAEGPVAYRARAGVVLASGGYEWDERLKQSHLGLAGTRPVSPPWNQGDGLRMAMGAGAALDGMSQAWWVPAVSVPGEEYDGAPLFRHLVAERCLPGSIMVNRHGRRFVNEAVNYNDITKAFLDFDPTRHERPNLPGWLVFDEAFRRSYPIAGAQPGGAAPSWYASADTPTELARLIDVDEEGLAATLATFNRDAEQGVDTAFGRGGTSHDRYYGDPRREPNPCLGPLTRAPFHAIRVEPGMLGTKGGVVTDARGRVLRHDDTPIPGLYACGNVAATVMGPGYPGSGGTLGPALVGGYLCGTALGKEEER, encoded by the coding sequence GTGCGACACGAGGAAACCGACTCCGTGGTGATCGGCTCCGGAGGTGCCGGACTGCTGGCGGCCTGCCGGGCCGCCGACGCCGGGCAACGCGTCACCGTCCTCGAACGCACCGGCGTCCTGGGCGGGACGACCGCCGTCTCCGGCGGCATGGTCTGGGTCCCCAACAGCGCGGTGATGCGCGAGCACGGCATGCCCGACTCCGCCGAGGACGCGCTGTGCTACCTGGAGCGCGTCACCGAGGGCCGGACCGAGCGGTGGCGACTGGAGCAGTACGTCGAGGTGGCGGCGGAGACGGTCGATTACCTGCACGCCGAGACCCCCGTGCGGCTCTTCCCGATCGACCGGCCCGACTACCACTCGGCCTGGCCGGGCGCCCGGGACGTCGGACGCACCCTGGACAACGTCCCGTTCCCGACCGCCGACCGCCCGGGGTTGCTGGAGCGGATCCGCCACGGCAGCCACTTCGACGCCGTCACCTACGACGAGCGCCACCGCTGGAGCCTGCCCGGGCTCTACGACCACGAGCTGGTCGCCCGCCGCAGGGCCGAGGGCGTGCTGACCGTCGGCGCCGCGCTGGTGGCCGCGCTGGTGGCGGCCTGCGACGAGCGCGGGGTCGTCTTCGCCACCGGCGTGCGGGCCGGCGGCCTGCTGATCGAGGACGGCCGGGTGGTCGGCGTCCGGGCCGAGAGCGCCGAGGGGCCGGTGGCCTACCGGGCGCGGGCCGGCGTGGTGCTCGCCAGCGGCGGCTACGAATGGGACGAGCGCCTCAAGCAGAGCCACCTCGGGCTGGCCGGGACCCGCCCGGTCAGCCCGCCCTGGAACCAGGGCGACGGCCTGCGGATGGCGATGGGCGCGGGGGCCGCGCTCGACGGCATGTCGCAGGCCTGGTGGGTCCCGGCGGTGTCCGTCCCGGGGGAGGAGTACGACGGCGCTCCGCTCTTCCGCCACCTGGTCGCCGAACGCTGCCTACCCGGTTCGATCATGGTCAACCGGCACGGCCGGCGCTTCGTCAACGAGGCCGTCAACTACAACGACATCACCAAGGCATTCCTGGACTTCGACCCCACCCGGCACGAGCGCCCGAACCTGCCCGGCTGGCTGGTCTTCGACGAGGCCTTCCGCCGCAGCTACCCGATCGCCGGCGCGCAGCCGGGCGGTGCGGCGCCGAGCTGGTACGCCAGCGCCGACACGCCCACCGAGCTGGCGCGGCTGATCGACGTGGACGAGGAGGGACTGGCCGCCACCCTCGCGACGTTCAACCGCGATGCGGAACAGGGGGTCGACACGGCCTTCGGCCGTGGCGGCACCAGCCACGACCGCTACTACGGCGACCCCCGGCGCGAGCCCAACCCCTGCCTCGGGCCGTTGACCCGGGCGCCGTTCCACGCGATCAGGGTCGAGCCGGGCATGCTCGGCACCAAGGGCGGTGTCGTCACCGACGCGCGCGGCCGAGTGCTGCGCCACGACGACACCCCGATCCCGGGGCTGTACGCCTGCGGCAACGTGGCGGCCACCGTGATGGGCCCCGGCTATCCCGGCTCCGGTGGCACGCTGGGCCCCGCGCTGGTGGGCGGCTACCTGTGCGGGACCGCGCTCGGCAAGGAGGAGGAGCGGTGA
- the purB gene encoding adenylosuccinate lyase: MKTDIPDVLAARYASPELVELWSLKHKIILERRLWLAVLSAQRELGIAVPDGVVADYERVLEQIDPDSIEARERITRHDVKARIEEFNALAGHEHIHKGMTSRDLTENVEQLQIRESLVLVRGRCVALLSRLGRLAAEHAELVMAGRSHNVVAQATTLGKRFATVADEVLVAVQRLEELIERYPMRGVKGPMGTAQDMLDLLGGDQGRLTELEDRIAGHLGFAHRLTSVGQVYPRSLDHEVLSLLVQLAAGPSSLAKSIRLMAGDELVTEGFAEGQVGSSAMPHKMNSRSCERINGLMIVLRGFASMAAELSGDQWNEGDVSCSVVRRVALPDAFFTFDGMVETLLTVLDEFGAFPSMIGAELERYLPFLATTKILMAAVRAGVGRETAHEIIKEHAVASALAMRAQGADNQLIDRLAADDRLPLDRAQLDGLLADRIGFTGAATEQVATVLARIEKVTARYPECVGYRPAPLL; the protein is encoded by the coding sequence ATGAAGACGGACATCCCCGACGTCCTGGCAGCGCGCTACGCCTCGCCGGAACTGGTCGAGCTCTGGTCACTGAAGCACAAGATCATCCTGGAGCGCCGGCTCTGGCTGGCCGTGCTGAGCGCACAGCGCGAGCTCGGCATCGCCGTTCCGGACGGGGTCGTCGCCGACTACGAACGGGTCCTGGAGCAGATCGACCCGGACTCCATCGAGGCGCGGGAGCGGATCACCCGGCACGATGTGAAGGCCCGGATCGAGGAGTTCAACGCCCTCGCCGGGCACGAGCACATCCACAAGGGGATGACCTCCCGCGACCTGACGGAGAACGTCGAACAGCTCCAGATCCGGGAGAGCCTGGTCCTGGTGCGCGGGCGCTGCGTCGCCCTGCTGAGCCGGCTGGGCCGGCTGGCCGCCGAGCATGCCGAGCTGGTGATGGCCGGGCGCTCGCACAACGTCGTCGCCCAGGCCACCACGCTGGGCAAGCGCTTCGCGACGGTGGCGGACGAGGTGCTGGTGGCCGTCCAGCGCCTGGAGGAGCTGATCGAGCGCTACCCGATGCGCGGCGTCAAGGGCCCGATGGGGACGGCGCAGGACATGCTCGACCTGCTCGGCGGGGACCAGGGGCGGCTGACGGAGCTGGAGGACCGGATAGCCGGCCACCTCGGTTTCGCCCACCGCCTCACCAGCGTGGGCCAGGTCTACCCGCGCTCGCTGGACCACGAGGTGCTGAGCCTGTTGGTGCAGCTCGCCGCCGGTCCGTCGTCGCTGGCCAAGTCGATCCGGCTGATGGCCGGCGACGAACTGGTCACCGAGGGCTTCGCGGAGGGGCAGGTCGGCTCCTCGGCCATGCCGCACAAGATGAACTCCCGCTCCTGCGAGCGGATCAACGGCCTGATGATCGTCCTGCGCGGCTTCGCGTCGATGGCCGCCGAGCTCTCCGGAGACCAGTGGAACGAAGGCGACGTCTCCTGCTCGGTGGTGCGCCGGGTCGCGCTGCCGGACGCCTTCTTCACCTTCGACGGGATGGTGGAGACCCTATTGACCGTGCTGGACGAGTTCGGCGCGTTCCCCTCGATGATCGGCGCGGAGCTGGAGCGCTACCTGCCGTTCCTGGCCACCACCAAGATCCTCATGGCGGCGGTCCGCGCGGGGGTCGGCCGGGAGACCGCGCACGAGATCATCAAGGAGCACGCGGTCGCCTCGGCGCTGGCCATGCGCGCGCAGGGCGCGGACAACCAGCTGATCGACCGGCTCGCCGCCGACGACCGCCTGCCGCTCGACCGCGCGCAGCTCGACGGCCTGCTGGCCGACCGGATCGGCTTCACCGGCGCCGCCACTGAGCAGGTCGCGACTGTGCTGGCGCGGATCGAGAAGGTCACCGCCCGCTACCCCGAGTGCGTCGGCTACCGGCCCGCCCCACTCCTTTAG
- a CDS encoding beta-ribofuranosylaminobenzene 5'-phosphate synthase family protein: protein MAFHSSDGPKAVRVSAPARLSFTLISLDGTSMRRNGIAAMAVDRPGLTAEVRRAEDGVVRVTGAAEETARELTAALGTLRELWGGPPARLDVVEALPQHSGFGSKTTTLLAVGHAYARLCGVRVELRELAQTLGRGRTSGASTGLAELGGFLVDGGHVNPPDFAAAPQTYLRPSRFAQQVAPPRPVVRLDFPDWPILVLLTHGRHLGGQEELAWFHSVTPIPPQESWRTSHLVFMGLAPAVLEEDFDAFCAAVNAITFTGHFKQAQIAFQGESVTGVLDAGRAEPSVDAIALSVTGPACFAFTRRPAEAALWAEELRVRGLIRDFWFTKANNQGISSTVVS, encoded by the coding sequence ATGGCATTCCACTCGTCCGACGGACCCAAGGCTGTCCGGGTGTCGGCGCCGGCCCGGCTGAGCTTCACCCTGATCAGCCTCGATGGCACCTCGATGCGCCGCAACGGCATCGCCGCCATGGCCGTGGACCGGCCCGGGCTGACCGCCGAAGTGCGCCGGGCCGAGGACGGGGTGGTCCGGGTGACCGGCGCCGCCGAGGAGACCGCCCGCGAGCTGACCGCCGCGCTGGGCACCCTGCGCGAGCTGTGGGGCGGCCCGCCCGCCCGGCTGGACGTGGTCGAAGCCCTGCCCCAGCACAGCGGTTTCGGCTCCAAGACCACCACGCTGCTGGCCGTCGGCCACGCGTACGCCCGGCTCTGCGGCGTACGGGTGGAGCTGCGGGAGCTGGCGCAGACCCTCGGGCGCGGCCGGACCTCGGGAGCGAGCACCGGGCTGGCCGAGCTCGGCGGCTTCCTGGTGGACGGCGGCCACGTCAACCCGCCGGACTTCGCTGCGGCGCCGCAGACCTATCTGCGCCCGAGCCGCTTCGCCCAGCAGGTCGCGCCGCCCCGGCCGGTGGTCCGGCTCGACTTCCCCGACTGGCCGATCCTGGTGCTGCTCACGCATGGGCGCCATCTGGGCGGCCAGGAGGAGCTGGCGTGGTTCCACTCGGTCACGCCGATTCCTCCGCAGGAGTCCTGGCGCACCTCCCACCTGGTCTTCATGGGGCTGGCTCCGGCCGTCCTGGAGGAGGACTTCGACGCGTTCTGCGCGGCCGTGAACGCGATCACTTTCACCGGCCACTTCAAGCAGGCGCAGATCGCCTTCCAGGGCGAGTCGGTGACCGGCGTGCTCGACGCAGGGCGCGCCGAGCCCTCGGTGGACGCGATCGCGCTCAGCGTCACCGGCCCGGCCTGCTTCGCCTTCACCCGGCGCCCGGCCGAAGCCGCGCTGTGGGCCGAGGAGTTGCGCGTCCGGGGGCTGATCCGGGACTTCTGGTTCACCAAGGCGAACAACCAGGGCATCAGCAGCACCGTCGTCTCCTGA